The Methanomethylovorans hollandica DSM 15978 genome includes a region encoding these proteins:
- a CDS encoding HK97-gp10 family putative phage morphogenesis protein: MPLRVEVQGIEELRAKIRNMGEELANVLEDAANKGAMIVVKEAQLNSAKGGGFPSRITGNLFRSIPAVSPVTVSKSRNRVEVAVGSSAEYARRLELGFTGTDSLGRHYHQSPRPYIRPALVANRNNVEQEMAKRFRQVIGGYTR, encoded by the coding sequence ATGCCTCTACGTGTAGAAGTCCAGGGCATCGAGGAGCTCAGAGCCAAGATTAGAAACATGGGCGAAGAGCTAGCTAATGTGCTAGAGGATGCAGCCAACAAGGGGGCCATGATCGTAGTCAAAGAGGCACAGCTCAACAGTGCTAAGGGGGGCGGCTTTCCTAGCAGGATTACAGGTAATCTATTCAGAAGCATTCCTGCGGTCAGTCCGGTCACTGTATCCAAATCTCGCAATAGAGTAGAGGTAGCAGTGGGCTCCTCTGCTGAATACGCAAGGCGGCTAGAGCTCGGTTTCACTGGCACTGACAGCCTAGGTAGACATTATCATCAATCTCCCAGGCCGTACATTAGGCCTGCTCTTGTTGCTAATAGAAATAACGTAGAGCAGGAGATGGCAAAACGTTTCCGGCAGGTTATAGGGGGCTATACTAGATGA
- a CDS encoding DUF3168 domain-containing protein, with amino-acid sequence MTTIHGAIRSLLLGSTAVTDLVSTRIYPVQIPFGTTYPAISIHEISGLEDYVVGYEAHRYQVSIFSESFTIAQDIKQAIKLCLNRYSGTVDGHNIKSLSFLSSLELYEDESRMYHLPLDFQIVHYNDSGDNQQPTLNLDGGSA; translated from the coding sequence ATGACCACTATACACGGTGCTATCAGATCATTGCTGCTAGGTTCTACAGCAGTAACAGACCTAGTGAGCACTCGGATCTATCCTGTGCAGATCCCTTTCGGCACGACCTATCCGGCAATCTCAATACACGAGATCAGCGGCTTAGAGGATTATGTAGTGGGTTACGAGGCACATAGGTATCAAGTATCCATATTCTCTGAATCATTCACTATAGCTCAGGACATTAAGCAGGCTATTAAGCTGTGTTTGAACAGATATTCAGGCACAGTAGACGGACACAACATTAAAAGCCTGTCCTTCCTGAGCAGCCTGGAACTCTATGAGGACGAATCAAGAATGTACCATCTCCCCTTAGATTTCCAGATAGTACACTATAACGATTCCGGGGACAACCAGCAGCCAACGCTAAACCTAGACGGTGGCAGCGCATAA
- a CDS encoding phage tail tape measure protein, whose translation MSGVLETLSVNVVGEISDVTNAFNQLDQRVAGFGRSMQTMGSQLQGMGTSMSLAVTAPLMAIGGLGLKTAVDFDDAMRQVQAVTGSTGDSLDILRDAALRMGADTAFSSSQAAEAMLQLGQAGFSTDEILSSTEQVLSLASAGALDLGTAAGITANALMGFGMEADQTQRVVDLLAIGASISTTDVQGLGLALSYVAPVANAMGMSIEETTSLIAGLSNAGIEGERAGTALRGAIERLAVPTDEAAGVLHGYGIELDMVNPATTSFTEILEVLAKAGMSAADVMAVFGVNSGPGVLALLGQGTPAIEAQTAALTESAGAAKTMADTMEGGAGGAIRQLQGSIETLQITIGDLIADALLPWIDRATELFNQLSSLPTPLLQNIIMIAGLAAAIGPALIAFGTLIKSTGTIITLFSGLPILFGPVGLALAGIATAAAIVYTNWDRVGPWLVQQFENLRGVALALLERVQSLVRDGFEYISNWWSANGRAVLDALIAAFQRTVAFITPVYEAVRNLVLNALTLISAWWTQNGSGVMETLRAAFDRIQAAAIPLITTIRDLVERALTGISTWWTGNGNGVMNALNAAFTWIIDTGSQLIAVVLDLANRGLIAISNWWSANGNTVMTALNTAFTWLITTGSDLIDTVWDLATRGFTAISNWWSANGESTLNTLWQKINDLYDAIEPLIPIVVEFVRDGLEKISAWWTANGQDTLDAIQKLTDAAEWLFDNVLIPAINTLQIILPPIIDSIKSWWDTLGDALEFIVDLINGDWADAWENIQASVSEAYEDIKNIWGTGALAEVIGVVWDAVGLDTSTAWDDIETDITDTWDDIKEALTDKDGTFRTSVVTFWKLIRGDIKTEADGIGTDANTSFSGLSTTVSTHMSGISASVSTAWNSIRQSISERLTAIRADTSTAWTNIQTSVSTSLNSIRVTVSNAWNTMRTDITTALNSIRTTVGTAWSAIQTNVSTALNSIRTTSTTIWNNIQTSITTSLNSIRTTSTTIWNSIQTSVSNSLNNIRTTASNIWNSILSTITAALNNIRTTSVNAWNSIQSSVTASLNNIRATAQNIWNSIHSTITSVLNGIRATSQSIWASIQSAISSAMNNIRATIASAWSSIASGVSSGWASIRSRIQAEINTIISAISNAGSRFYSAAASWVQSMVDGLTSRISSLRSAVNSVLSLVSTGNSANISTSSTSNIRTGGTSSGGTGSARITSLPSYTGGRTALSGTPTTVGYNPLEKHDTGGIAGYTGWHWMEKNELAIPQATNWDAILINPISNALAKAASITAGRGLGSGPGSGNVTYEGDTIYITANMSNEYGFDEMMDDINRRTTRDRFRRGIKS comes from the coding sequence ATGAGCGGTGTACTCGAAACCCTGTCAGTAAACGTTGTTGGTGAAATATCAGACGTAACCAACGCATTCAATCAGCTAGATCAGCGAGTCGCAGGGTTTGGGAGATCTATGCAGACAATGGGCTCCCAGCTGCAGGGCATGGGTACGTCTATGTCCCTTGCAGTCACCGCTCCGTTAATGGCTATCGGGGGGCTGGGTCTCAAGACTGCTGTTGATTTTGATGACGCAATGAGGCAAGTGCAGGCCGTCACTGGATCAACGGGCGACTCTCTTGATATCCTCCGAGATGCAGCGCTTAGGATGGGCGCTGATACAGCATTCTCTAGCTCACAAGCAGCAGAGGCAATGCTACAGCTTGGGCAAGCTGGATTTTCTACTGATGAAATATTAAGCTCTACTGAGCAAGTGCTATCCCTAGCAAGTGCCGGAGCTCTTGATCTTGGTACAGCAGCAGGCATTACGGCTAATGCTCTTATGGGTTTTGGCATGGAAGCAGACCAGACGCAGCGAGTAGTAGACCTGCTGGCTATAGGCGCATCTATTTCTACAACTGATGTACAAGGGCTAGGGCTTGCGCTTTCTTATGTTGCTCCTGTCGCTAATGCTATGGGTATGAGCATTGAAGAGACTACCTCCCTTATAGCAGGTCTGTCTAATGCTGGTATTGAGGGAGAGAGAGCAGGCACAGCTCTTAGAGGGGCTATAGAGAGGCTGGCCGTACCCACTGATGAAGCAGCCGGGGTACTTCACGGTTACGGGATTGAGCTAGATATGGTCAACCCGGCAACAACCAGCTTCACTGAGATTCTGGAGGTACTGGCAAAAGCAGGTATGTCAGCCGCTGACGTAATGGCGGTATTTGGGGTCAACTCTGGGCCCGGAGTACTAGCACTGTTAGGGCAGGGTACTCCTGCTATAGAGGCTCAGACGGCAGCCCTTACAGAATCAGCTGGCGCAGCCAAAACAATGGCTGACACAATGGAGGGCGGTGCAGGTGGAGCAATCAGACAGCTACAGGGATCTATAGAAACATTACAGATCACAATAGGGGATCTTATAGCAGATGCCCTGCTGCCCTGGATAGACAGAGCTACAGAGCTATTCAATCAGCTCTCTTCTCTTCCTACTCCTTTATTACAAAACATCATAATGATAGCAGGGCTAGCGGCTGCAATTGGCCCTGCGCTTATTGCTTTTGGTACTCTGATTAAGTCGACAGGTACTATAATCACATTGTTCTCAGGTCTGCCTATCCTATTCGGTCCGGTGGGTCTGGCTCTTGCAGGTATAGCAACAGCAGCAGCCATTGTATACACGAATTGGGATAGAGTAGGCCCCTGGTTAGTTCAACAGTTTGAGAACCTAAGAGGGGTAGCTCTTGCCCTTCTGGAGAGAGTACAATCGCTAGTTAGAGACGGGTTTGAGTATATCTCTAATTGGTGGAGTGCTAACGGCAGAGCGGTACTAGATGCACTGATAGCAGCATTCCAGAGAACAGTAGCGTTTATTACTCCTGTCTACGAGGCTGTACGAAATCTTGTACTCAATGCACTCACTCTAATCAGCGCATGGTGGACGCAGAACGGCAGCGGAGTAATGGAGACGCTGAGAGCTGCGTTCGATAGAATACAGGCGGCTGCTATCCCTCTAATTACTACTATTAGGGATCTTGTAGAACGAGCCCTCACGGGAATTAGCACATGGTGGACTGGAAACGGTAACGGGGTAATGAATGCGCTTAATGCTGCTTTTACGTGGATCATAGATACTGGCTCACAGCTTATTGCAGTAGTGCTTGATCTCGCTAACAGAGGGCTTATAGCTATCAGCAATTGGTGGAGTGCTAACGGTAATACCGTAATGACGGCTCTTAATACTGCGTTTACATGGCTGATTACAACGGGTTCAGACCTCATAGACACAGTATGGGATCTAGCAACCAGAGGGTTCACTGCTATTAGCAATTGGTGGAGTGCTAACGGAGAGTCTACGCTTAACACACTGTGGCAAAAAATCAATGATCTATATGATGCAATCGAGCCACTTATCCCTATCGTAGTCGAATTTGTGCGGGATGGACTGGAGAAGATTAGTGCATGGTGGACAGCGAACGGGCAGGACACACTCGATGCAATACAGAAGCTCACAGATGCAGCAGAGTGGCTGTTCGACAATGTTCTCATTCCTGCAATTAATACACTTCAGATCATACTGCCTCCCATAATAGACAGTATCAAATCCTGGTGGGATACTTTAGGGGATGCTTTAGAGTTCATTGTAGACCTCATCAATGGAGACTGGGCGGACGCTTGGGAAAACATACAGGCATCCGTATCAGAAGCGTATGAGGACATCAAAAACATATGGGGAACCGGGGCACTTGCAGAGGTAATAGGGGTAGTATGGGATGCAGTCGGCCTAGACACTTCTACTGCATGGGACGATATAGAGACCGATATTACTGATACATGGGACGATATCAAAGAGGCTCTGACCGACAAGGACGGTACATTTAGGACATCAGTGGTTACATTCTGGAAATTGATTAGAGGGGATATCAAAACCGAAGCAGACGGGATAGGGACAGACGCTAACACCTCCTTCTCTGGGCTATCTACTACAGTCTCAACCCACATGAGCGGCATATCTGCCTCTGTCTCTACAGCATGGAACTCTATCCGGCAGTCCATATCAGAGAGATTGACAGCCATCCGGGCTGATACAAGCACAGCATGGACGAACATTCAAACCTCGGTTTCCACGTCCCTAAACTCAATCAGAGTAACAGTAAGCAATGCCTGGAACACAATGCGCACAGACATTACTACTGCATTGAATTCAATAAGAACAACAGTAGGCACTGCCTGGAGCGCAATACAAACAAATGTCTCTACTGCACTCAATAGCATCAGGACAACGTCTACAACTATCTGGAATAATATACAAACCTCAATTACAACCTCACTCAATTCAATCCGAACCACATCAACAACTATCTGGAATAGTATACAGACCTCTGTCTCTAACTCACTGAACAATATAAGAACTACTGCAAGCAACATATGGAACTCCATACTGTCTACTATTACAGCTGCACTCAACAACATTAGAACAACGTCTGTCAACGCTTGGAACTCAATTCAGAGCTCCGTAACAGCATCACTGAATAATATTAGAGCCACTGCTCAGAATATATGGAACTCTATTCACAGTACAATCACCTCAGTACTGAATGGCATCAGAGCAACCTCACAGAGTATATGGGCATCTATACAGTCTGCTATCTCAAGTGCAATGAACAACATCCGGGCAACTATCGCCAGTGCTTGGAGCAGCATAGCAAGCGGTGTTAGTTCCGGCTGGGCTTCTATCAGATCTCGGATACAGGCAGAGATCAATACAATTATATCTGCTATATCCAATGCAGGGAGCAGGTTCTATAGTGCTGCTGCTAGCTGGGTACAGAGCATGGTAGACGGACTCACTTCTAGAATATCCTCACTGAGGTCAGCGGTGAACTCGGTACTGTCGTTAGTGTCGACTGGCAACTCTGCCAATATATCAACCTCCTCTACTTCAAATATCAGGACAGGCGGCACTTCATCGGGTGGCACAGGGTCGGCTAGAATCACCTCCCTCCCTTCCTACACCGGCGGCAGAACAGCACTATCTGGTACGCCTACCACAGTAGGATACAATCCCCTTGAAAAACACGACACTGGCGGCATAGCGGGGTACACTGGCTGGCATTGGATGGAGAAGAACGAATTAGCCATCCCCCAAGCGACTAATTGGGATGCTATCCTTATCAATCCTATCAGCAATGCATTAGCTAAAGCAGCTAGCATTACAGCAGGCAGAGGACTAGGCTCTGGACCAGGATCAGGTAACGTCACCTATGAGGGCGACACAATATATATCACTGCTAACATGTCTAACGAGTATGGGTTTGATGAGATGATGGATGACATCAACAGACGGACAACTAGGGACAGGTTTAGGAGAGGGATCAAATCATGA